The Sorangiineae bacterium MSr11954 DNA segment GGGGCGCGCGATCGCGTGCGAGGATCCTTACGGCTTTCCCCACTTGGAGCCGGAGCTCCACGATCACGTGCTGCTCCTCGCCATCAACGCCTACAAAGACAAGCTGGTGGAGGCCTTCCCCTGGGCCGTCCGCGATCTCGAGCTCGCCGGCGCGCGGGACGATTTCGACCCATGGCGGTTCGCCCAGCTGGCGCGCGCGAGCGGGGTGGCGGCGCTCGTATGGCTCGTCGCCGATTGGCTCGCGACCACGCGCGGGCACGAGGGCTGGGCGCGCGTCAGGACCGCGCTCGACGACGCGCCGAGGGCGCGCTACCGCGCGATGATGCGGCGGGCTTTGATCGATCCGGGCTCGCTCGAGGGGCCGCTGCGGCGCTTGGTGACGCGCGCGTTGGTGCGCGCGGCCTCGGACCGGGCATCGTCGCAGCTCACGGCGGTGGGCGTGACGCTGGCGTGGGCGGTGGAGGGCAAGGTTCGAGCGCTCGCGGGCAGGTGAAGGGTTGCCGCTCGTCGCCATATCGGCCTCGATGCGGAGTGTCGACCGGCGGCGGTGCCGGAGTCATGACCAGCCTCGGTGCGGAGTCATGAGCGACCCGTGCGGATCCGACCAAGAGCTGAGACGGGTTTGAACGGGAGCGCATCGGCGGGCCACTGAGGAAGCGCTTGGAATCGTTCGTTTACTCCACTCTTCGCGGGCGGGGCACATCCGTGGCGAGCGCGCCTGCCGAAAGGATACGGCGGCAGCGGACCGAGCCGGGGTCTACGGCTTGCGGTCCAGGCGGGGCCATTGTAGGAAAACGGGCTGTACTCTTCTGAAAGGACGCTTTTCGATGCGTATTTGCATGGTGGGAACGGGCTATGTGGGGCTCGTGAGCGGCGCCGGATTCGCCGAGATGGGAAACGATGTCGTATGTGTCGATATCGATAAGGCGAAGGTCGAGCGGCTGCGTCAGGGCGAGGTTCCCATCTTCGAGCCGGGCCTCGATGAGCTCATCGCGCGCAACGTGAAAGCGGGCCGCCTCACGTTCTCGGACGATACGGCCGCCTCGGTCGCGTCCGCGCAGGTCGTCTTCGTGGGCGTGGGCACCCCGCCGCGCAGCGATGGCGGCGCCGATCTGAGCGCCGTCGACAAGGTCGCCGAGACGGTGGCCGCCAACGTGAAGCAGGAGACGATCCTGGTGCTCAAGAGCACCGTCCCCGTCGGCACCAACGCCCGCGCGCGGCGCATCGTGGCCAAGGCCGCGCACCCGATTCACGTCGTGTCGAACCCGGAGTTTCTCAAGGAGGGCGAGGCGGTCAACGACTTCCTCCGCCCCGATCGCGTGGTGCTCGGGTGTGACTCGGACGATACGTTCGCGCGCGACATCATGGCGCGCCTCTATCACCCGGTGTGCCTCGACAAGGACCGCATCATCTGGATGGCGCCGGCCAGCGCCGAGCTCACCAAGTACGTGTCGAACACCATGCTCGCCATGCGCATCTCGTTCATCAACGAGGTCGCCACCCTGTGCGAGAAGGTCGGCGCCGACATCCACGAGGTCCGCCATGGCGTCGGCAGCGACGTGCGCATCGGGCCCAAGTTCCTCTACGCGGGCCCCGGCTACGGCGGCTCGTGCTTCCCGAAGGACGTGCAGGCGCTCGTGCAAACGGGGCGCGAGCACGGGGTGGAGATCGATCTCGCCGTCTCCACGCACCGCGTGAACGAGCGGCAGAAGGGGCTGCTCCCGCGCAAGCTCAAGACGCACATGGATGGCGACATCCGCGGCAAGCGCGTGGCCATCTGGGGGCTCACCTTCAAGCCGCGCACCGACGACGTGCGCGAGTCGGCCGCCCTCACCCTCATCGACGTGCTGCTCACCGAGGGCGCCCAGATCGTCGCCCACGATCCCGAGGGCATGCCGAAGATCCGCGAGATCTACGGTGACCGCGTGCAGCTGGTCGAGGACGCCTACGAGGCCGCGCGCGGGGCCGATGCCCTGGTGCTCCTCACCGAGTGGCGCCAGTACCAGAACCCCGACTTCGACAAGCTGAAGTCGCTCATGAAGAGGCCCCTGCTCCTCGATGGACGAAACATCTGGTCCACCTACGGGCTGCGCGGCCAGGGCTTCCACTACGAAGGCGTCGGCGTCCGCAGCGAATAAGCCGCGCCACTTCGCACATCTGCAGCACGTTGCGCCGGCGCTCGCCGGCGCAGCTGTTTCGAGGACCTACGAACCTCGCGCTTACGAACGAACCGCGAGCTACGAAACGGTTCGCAGTCGCCCCGACGCCGTAGCGGCCCGCGCCCGCGCCGTTCGCTGCAGGCGAACCTCGATGGCGTCGGCCACGAGCTGGAGCAGGATCTCCGTCTGCGGCCCCACCACCCCATCGGCGCTGTCCACATAGAACTCCAGCTCGACGGACGCCGACGTGGCGTCGATCAAGCCGAACTTCGTGGAGGCCGCCTCGCGAAGCCCTGCGTGCGCCGTGGTCTCCCATCGAAAGCCCGGCATGCGCGCGCCCGAGGTCGAGCGCACCTCCACCGCGAGCATCCCGTACTCCTCGGCGAACCGCTGGAGCACCTTGGGCAGCTCGTCGAGGTTCGTATGGCCGATGCGCACCAGGATGTCGGGCACGGCGCGGCGCAGCCGCTCGACCAGGGG contains these protein-coding regions:
- a CDS encoding nucleotidyltransferase family protein, with the translated sequence MRPDVAERAAVWSKHHHARGVLRRVLEVCSVAGIKALPVKGVLTAHRLYRDPSDRPIHDIDLRVRPRDLGPLLQAGTDAGFQVLEVSRAAHNLAFGVDGLMVEFEAHIGPRGLCDLQVETLLGRAIACEDPYGFPHLEPELHDHVLLLAINAYKDKLVEAFPWAVRDLELAGARDDFDPWRFAQLARASGVAALVWLVADWLATTRGHEGWARVRTALDDAPRARYRAMMRRALIDPGSLEGPLRRLVTRALVRAASDRASSQLTAVGVTLAWAVEGKVRALAGR
- a CDS encoding UDP-glucose/GDP-mannose dehydrogenase family protein, producing MRICMVGTGYVGLVSGAGFAEMGNDVVCVDIDKAKVERLRQGEVPIFEPGLDELIARNVKAGRLTFSDDTAASVASAQVVFVGVGTPPRSDGGADLSAVDKVAETVAANVKQETILVLKSTVPVGTNARARRIVAKAAHPIHVVSNPEFLKEGEAVNDFLRPDRVVLGCDSDDTFARDIMARLYHPVCLDKDRIIWMAPASAELTKYVSNTMLAMRISFINEVATLCEKVGADIHEVRHGVGSDVRIGPKFLYAGPGYGGSCFPKDVQALVQTGREHGVEIDLAVSTHRVNERQKGLLPRKLKTHMDGDIRGKRVAIWGLTFKPRTDDVRESAALTLIDVLLTEGAQIVAHDPEGMPKIREIYGDRVQLVEDAYEAARGADALVLLTEWRQYQNPDFDKLKSLMKRPLLLDGRNIWSTYGLRGQGFHYEGVGVRSE